In a single window of the Camelina sativa cultivar DH55 unplaced genomic scaffold, Cs unpScaffold00694, whole genome shotgun sequence genome:
- the LOC104773873 gene encoding uncharacterized protein LOC104773873, whose protein sequence is MLLGQANKQIEEAKQFAEMTQTLNSYSNDLSNKLESLTSKVKYMESNIDSTSAPTPNQLPGPAIQNPKEFTAKAIHFYEEVVTEESEVQGGEDSSLVEAQSEVAEKLGYEHFKPCNLYIGLADGSKRDVLGLIENFPVKIGEARIPTDFVIMNMDQEPEDPLILGRPFLATAGAVIDVKMGTIKLHLAKDFTMKFDIKNSTYQPTIEGQHFVVERKASSEVFEDGEDPRIKGSAQAKTVQELKESVQVLAGLVKELQGRKGV, encoded by the exons atgttgcttgggcaagccaataAGCAGATTGAGGAAGCAAAGCAGTTTGCTGAGATGACCCAAAcgttgaattcttattctaaTGACCTGAGTAACAAGCTTGAGAGTCTGACCTCTAAGGTCAAGtacatggagagcaacattgaTTCCACTTCCGCTCCTACGCCAAACCAACTTCCTGGACCAGCTATTCAAAACCCAAAGGAGTTTACAGCTAAAGCGATTCACTTCTATGAAGAAGTTGTCACTGAGGAAAGTGAGGTTCAAGGTGGGGAGGATTCATCACTAGTTGAAGCCCAAAGTGAAG TTGCTGAGAAGTTGGGGTATGAACATTTTAAGCCCTGCAATCTCTATATTGGCCTAGCAGATGGATCAAAGAGGGATGTGCTtggattaattgaaaattttccagtcaagataggggaGGCTAGGATTCCAACTGATTTTGTGATCATGAACATGGATCAAGAGCcagaagatcctctcatcttggggagaccattcttagccacagctGGGGCTGTAATTGATGTTAAGATGGGAACCATCAAGCTCCACCTTGCtaaagacttcactatgaagtttgacatcaagaattCAACATATCAACCTACTATTGAAGGTCAGCACTTTGTGGTAGAGAGAAAAGCTAGTTCTGAAGTTTttgaggatggagaggaccCTAGGATTAAAGGTTCAGCCCAAGCCAAGACTGTCCAAGAGCTCAAGGAATCAGTTCAAGTGTTAGCTGGTTTAGTGAAGGAACTTCAA GGAAGAAAGGGGGtctaa